Within Channa argus isolate prfri chromosome 4, Channa argus male v1.0, whole genome shotgun sequence, the genomic segment ATGATAATGCAAAATAGAACAAAACCAAGCATGATGTACAATATTACACATACCAATAGCTTGGTTGATGGTCTCCTGTTTAGCCAGGCTCATTAGGAAGCTGTAGTAACAGactttttcagtttgttctAGTACTTCCTTCATACAGGACCTGGAAGGAtgactacacacacacgtacaacAATGATTATTACTGCAAGGAaccaaatctctagaacagccttcttccacctaagTAACATTGCCAAAactaggagcatcctgtctcaaagtgatgctgaaaaactaatccacgcatttgttacctctaggttggactactgtaattccctactttcaggatgccccagtaactccctgaagagcctgcaattaatccaaaatgctgcagcaagagtgctgactggaactagcaagagagatcatatttgaccttcactagcttctctccattggcttcccattaaatttagaatagaatttaaaaccctgcttcttacacataaagctctgaatggtcaggcttcatcatatatagaagatctcatagcaccatatcatcccagtagaccacttcgatctcagaatgcaggcctacttgtggttcccagaatttccaaaggtagaatgggaggtagagcctttggctatcaagctcctctcctgtggaaccagcccacagttcagatttgggaggCAGACACCTAATCTACTTTTAAGTCAatgcttaaaaccttcctctttaataaagcttatagttagttatacaTATGCTGCTTtaagcttagactgctgggCGACCCACCCCACTGATGTACTGAGCTTCTTTGATCCTCTCAtccccctctcctctcactccacATTTATACAtcaccactgcatgacattagCTCTTTCTCCTGTAGTCTTTTAGACAACAACTCTACACTCGGCAAGGGCTTGCTCAGGGGGGATTTGGTGGgttctctatatatctttatagtcttgactttattataaaaaagtgccttgagatgactttgctgtaaaTGTAGTTTTCCAAAACACTAGTCATGCTCCTGAACATGTGCACAAGAGGGGATCAAACCCTGTGTGCAAAGCCAGCTAAACCTCTCGAGCCACAGTGGTGGTTCAAGTCAGAGTTGTCAGTTAGCTTAGACATCTTTACTTTCCATTGTGTGTACACAACAGTGTATGTTAATGTCTCAGGAAACTGCAACTTCTATTTAGGTCTAAGCCTTTATTAGATAAAAACACTACCATGCAAGtcaatgtttaaataatacactgtatatttttgtaaacttttacataGTTGTTATATTGTTACTTCCTGGCTGCAGTTTGCACATGTGTTTAAGGTATATTTGTTGCAAACACTTCTTTTGTTCCTTCATTCCCACTAACTGAAACATAACACAGAGACCTAAATGTTCACATATGACTGAAAATACCTGATCCAGATAATCGGCAGTAGGTAGGACAGGGATAGTTTGAAAACATGGACTTAACAGATATGGCTTGACAAGTTGTTCCTAACATATTGTTTCAGCTTTGATCCTGCATCAAACTGTGATGATTACTGAACAGTATTTAGATGCATGTTGATAACACACCATCAAtgtataaaaaacatgtttgacctTTGTGGCCTTTCCATGTTCTGGACGTCATGATCTGTAAATGCTATATGCACTATATTACTAAATTTGTGACAGGTTGCACCAGCGAGTCACAGTGCGTAGTGTATGTTTTACCTGTGTTTGAACCTGTCACACAGGGCATCTATGCACTCAGCCAGAGTGGACGAGTCCACCCCATCCTGCTGCTGCCCCTCCTTTTCGTTGTCTTCGGCAGCCGCAAAGGGGAGCTGTTCAATGGAGGTGGGGACGATGACAGTGTTAGGACTCTTCCCTGCTAACAGGTCCTGGTAGATCACTAGCACACTGTCTAAAAATTCTACAGACAGAGGACAACAGGCATTTGGAAGTCAGAGGGTTCAATTCTGTTTTAgtcagctttttaaatgaaataagaCAGCTAACATTGATCTTTATTAAAAAGATATAGCTGACTAGCTCACAACTTCTAGATCATAGGTTTCTATCATTGGTTTAAAACTTCAATATTAATAAAGCGGTCAAtaatgtgacttttatttttgtatccatgtagtttatttcattttaaaaatgttaaaaaaattgaaatccATCCATCTAATATCTttaccgcttatcctgtttagggcaagaggcagggcACACCCTTGACAGGTGTCCAGCCTATTTCAGGAcgaacacagacatacacagacagacaaccattcttactcacattcacacccagCCAATTTagtgtcaccaattaaccttacatgcatgtctttggactgtgggaggaaaccggagtagcCGGAGAAAACACACGCAAGCACGGGGGGAACATGtgaactccacacagaaaagccgcAACCAGTTGAGGACCTTCTGTCTGTAAAGtcgcagcactaaccactccaccattgtgctgacagaaattaaaataaatatacaaattgCTTGGGTATGTTCAATGTTTGAGGTTATAGTCTATAGAGTTACAATtgtcattaaatattaacattataaAGCCAAAAGATGAACGTTGAAATGCTTAACAGAACACCCTATCCCATTATTTTGCGCAATCTTACATTTGATTAATTTAACAATACATCAAAGTAAAAAATCATTGTTTTGAGTGTTACAAATAATCTGGGAAAATACTGCAGTGTAGAAAGTCTCAGGATGGTCTAACTATAAGAAACCAAAatgtaaagactttttttttaattaatgcaaCTTGACCATGTGACAGTAAACAGAGCCTCACAGAGGCCCCTAAAGGATCTTGACTGTTGAATGCcatgctttaaaaataatttttacagaCATGGCCAGCTCGTTATAACAATAGTTGTTATAGCATAacttttcttcatctttaaaccacagaaatcTCATGCTCTAGCACCTATGATAGCTATTATGGTCATTTTTAGACTTTTAGTATTGGCTACTGTGTGCATCTGATGTAGAAaccgtgccaaatcaacatgcggaaaaaCAAAGTAATGGATACTACAGTATCACTTCTTGTAACAACACTAGTTCACATGCCTATTAGAAAAACATAGGATCCACCTGAtagcatgtttattttttttgttcgaAAAAAATAGGGACGAGTTTATTTTGATGTAACAAAACTTTGAAAATTGGaaatttattgtgaaatatttcttcTGGATAATGGAATCACATTAAAACACTGGTCAGTAGACTTTGGTCATGCTTGAAATTCAGCGTCATCAGGTGGTGTAACCACTTTAtgctaaattttttttttttcctaacaatAATTTGATAATATCCGGGACAATTTAGGGGAAATAAAAAGTCTTCCTCTGATACAGTGCACATTTGTCACTCAGttctttgaaagaaaaataaaacaggtaTCTACAGCCTCACACACAAGTCAGTATTTGCAAAACATGgaagaaattaattttgtaatgtaatgttatttCCTGTGAGTACACTTACATATACACAAGGTACATAACATATAAAATGTACCTTGATAATAGAACTGCAGCTGGAAGGCATAAAGAAAGTCAGAGAAAGACATCAGACAATCGATGGCATCCTCCATCAGAACAATTCTACAGaacaagaacagaaacaacaggCAATGTAAAAAGACAATGTTAACAGGAAAAAGAAATCCAGATCAGAGTAGTTTGTGAGGTGATAAAATGTATGTGAGTGGAGTGTGTTGTCAGTAGTGTGTCAGCTTATTAACCTGGCTGCATTCTGCACCATCTCTACTGGAAAGTCAGGACATAATAACTGCAGCAGAGACCTGTATTCCAGCATGGACAGCAAGTCTGGAATTCAACAAGACACGACACTCATTTTAGttatgcaaaataaaacagtagTGCATACTGAACACAGCCAACAAAATCCAGTTACATTAATAATATTCCTTTTATGTCCAGACAAATTACTGTTGGTCTTTTCACTACACAAATCAATTAAATGTGCAATTTACCCAACGGTTTCCAAATTTTGCATATAATTGTATAGAAAATTAGTATTTAATTTAATGGCgataaaaaacatcaaaccagAATTGTTTTACACATTAATACCTTTCTGACTCTCACTCACCTCCACTCTTGCCAATCTGTCTGTAGCACCTCCAAAAGACTCTGATGAAGGAGGCTCTGTTATGAGCAGTGGCCCTGATGTAGTTATATTCTCTGAAGAGAACATGATTACTGTTCTTCACGCTGCTGAaacttacaaaaataaacacaaaaattcCCCTAAATAGTGTTTAATTCCACCAACTATGTCAGCTAACACAATACTCTAGTTTGTGAAACATACAAACCTGTAACCAAAAAAGATGAAACcctctgtaaaatgtaaataagaagaGAATGCAACTATTTGGAAGTCATATGAAACctgttaaaacacagaaattcaattgttttctgaatttgatgcaaacaagatttaaaaatgtttgtataggGGCACGTTTACCACTCTTTTGCATGACCTCTTCTTTAAACAACACTATGTATTTGAGAACTGAGGAGACAGACTCTTTAGTTTGTCACATGATTTCGCCTGGTAACAGTTCAGGTGACAGCTGGTAACAGCTGTTCAACAGTTCTGGGTCATAATTTcccaaatatttaaatgattagCAGATCTAGATTGCAGATCAGCTAGATTCTTTAAGTattgagccatgctgttgtaatacactgatcagcctcaacattaaaaccagtggtcttaataatgtcatagaGTTCAAGGGTCAACATGGGGTTAGCACTACTCAGAGcactctgcagctacacagccccatacacagcaaaatattatacactgtgtgtatatgtgtaagaAACTCTATACTAAAATAAAAGCGAAATTATTGGcgtaaaaaaatcaaatcttctactcaagtaaaaatactaaGCAGTTTCTTTGCATGGTGGATTTAACTTACATTTGAGAAAACAACTGTGTTTACTGACAGTGGTTTTCACAGGGTTTATTAAGCCCATGCAGTAATTTCCACTGCAGAATCAGGTCTGTAATTAATGCAAAAGGACCCAAATGTCACAGCACATCATAACTGCTTTTTGGCCTTGTCACTTGTGTAAAATTTTTCACattctctaaatgtttttattatataatgtaCTGCATATATTCAAATCCCCCAATTATTTGCAATTGTatgcataaaaatgttattcttaAATCGCTTAACTATTTGCCCATGCAGGAGAGTAAACCTCATCCTATCCTCCCTGAGATGCCCTTTTTATAGCTAATCCCGATACTGACCTGTTCCCACTTAACTTCATCAGTTGTGagatgttttgcttgttttttagtATTGCacaacttttccagtcttttgttcgCCCTGTCCTCACCTTCCTGTAACTTGTTGCTGGTACCAAATTCAGAATAACATTATGTAACTCAAAACATAATACACACAATATATTAATTTCAACAGTTGATGTCTTGTCAGACTGTACTATCACCGAATGTGATAtggtgttttaaagcatttcattctatttgtatttacaatttacatGACATCATTACCTTTTTTGGAAACAGAATTGTAATGTGACCAAATTTTTTTGGAGGCTCCTCACAGTTTACACTACAATACCACTACACTGTAAAAACGTCCAACAGTGGATTTCGGTATTAACGTTTACAAAGGCAATCTAACagctttttatgtatttctttgtttgaaaaaagatTATACACAGCAATGTGTTCTAATGCACGGATGTGTATTGTCAGGTACACAATATATTCTAGCACTGACCTAACTAGGATAGATCAGGAAATGAAACCGAACACCACAATGGTCTGTGAATAAATATAGTATGAACCCAGTAATGGCTGATTTCGGGTTGCAGTAtagaaaatacacagacaaTTATTGTAAGTTAACACTTTCACTATTTTCTGTAAAGTTACTTAATCCTTTGATGTATTTGTAACTGACACACCCTCTACCAGTCATCAGGTCGGCTGTGCAGACAAATGAATCCTCACTGAACATGTAATTAGTTGACTGAATGTGTGACATACTACTCAGCAAAGTAGCGGATCACCCCAAACTGGGTGTATTCCTCCTTATGTTCCAGCAGCTGGGTCACTGCATCGCTCAGATAAACCAGCACGTTGCTGTCCGCTGAGAGAGGAATGAAACACACAACGACACTGGTTAACGGCTAACAATAGCTACAGACCTAAACCGTGCCAACTGAACAGTACAGCTAACGTTAGCGTTAGTTCACATTAGCACTGAACCTACCGAGGTACTCGTCAGCGGGAACGGAGGAGTTAAACCGGTTCATTGGTTTCGTTCAGCAGATAACGTAGGAACGTATGATATATGTAGCTATAATTTCATCAGCGAACTgttagatataaatatatatgccACAATAGTTATCGTAGTGACTGTCCTGACATGGTGGTCTCCCATGGAAACAGCAGGATGTTGTGggttacatttattaaatcccCCCCGCGACAACACAATATTTCGTGTCGTTCCGTTGTCGTTTCTCCTTTCCGCCTCGCTTCTCTTTTGGGATGTCGGTTTGTCCAAGTCTGTTTCCTGGTGGAAAAGCAGATTTAATGTAACATTTAGCTGGATCCAACCTTCACCTTAAAACCAACCACCTCAGAGTAACAAACATGAGACTAAGGGGAACGCAATAGAACTTTTTCACAAAAACCGGAAGTACTTAGCGAACAGGTAACCCTCTTTCCGCTGTACGCTGTGGAAAGCAGTGGTCATGATGGATTACAGTTTTCAGCTTCTTTGTCAACTaataaaattattgtatttgtatagTTATAAgcataaacattcataaagcaGTACATTTAGCCAAGTTGCTGTATTTCAACATGTCTTGATAAACGTCACTATGCCCAATTTGACTCACTGTAAAGACTACCACCAATTTTAGTGGTTATATTTATCCTGTACACAGATTTCATCTTAGACAAAGATGTTTAACAACTCTGTTTATGAGCCAAGTCCTGCGTGCTTTGATATCATGATCCAGAGTGAAATGCTGACTACAAAGATACTTGCTACCTCTTTGCACCTTAAAACTGTGTTGTTTGTCTCACCTAATCGCCTGCACCAATCATTTTTTAAGTTTCGGATTTTTTGGAAACGAGCAAAACATGCCTTTCTGTTTTTGCAGTGAACACGAACATTCAGGTCTTCTACAAAAGATCAAGATACTGTTTTTAGATTCTGattgtcaagtcaagtcaagtggcttttattgtcatttctactatacacagtggtacacagtacacagtagaaacgagataacgttcctccaagaaccaaggtgctacaaacaacacaagctataataaagtgcatcgagtgcaaccaagtgcaaacagtgcagacgaaaaaacagtacagacggacagtgtagacagacaacacaagtaacacaggacaggacacaagacacaagacccaagacagtgccgaccagtaaacctactgtatactattttacagtacagtacagttaagtgtgctaggggtgttaaaaaaaagagcagcatgtaaacggtatagtgcatttaaatgtccagcatgtaaaaaaagtgcaattgcattggaatgtgcaaaaaaaaaaaaacagcaggtaaacagtgtagtgcagtaaatgtagaatgataaaagtaaataaataataaataagtggtggtggaatgagatgagtagtgagtgatgagaatgtgctgagttcggtttgcagtgtgtttaagttctatttcagttctgtgtgttgaggagcctgatggcttgtgggaaaaaactgttgcatagtctggatgtggtggcccgaatgcttcggaacctctttcctgatggcaggagtgtgaagagtgtgtgtgatgggtgtgtggggtcgtccacaatgctgttggctttgcggatgaagcgtgtggtgtaaatgtgcatgatagagggcagagagactccgatgatcttctcagctgtcctcactatcctctgtagggtcttgcgatccgcgacggtgcagttcccaaaccaggcagtgatgcagctgctcaggatgctctcaatggtccctctgtagaacatggtccggatggggggagggagatgggctttcctcagccttctcaggaagtagagatgctgctgg encodes:
- the cstpp1 gene encoding centriolar satellite-associated tubulin polyglutamylase complex regulator 1 isoform X3, which encodes MNRFNSSVPADEYLADSNVLVYLSDAVTQLLEHKEEYTQFGVIRYFAEYFSSVKNSNHVLFREYNYIRATAHNRASFIRVFWRCYRQIGKSGDLLSMLEYRSLLQLLCPDFPVEMVQNAARIVLMEDAIDCLMSFSDFLYAFQLQFYYQEFLDSVLVIYQDLLAGKSPNTVIVPTSIEQLPFAAAEDNEKEGQQQDGVDSSTLAECIDALCDRFKHSHPSRSCMKEVLEQTEKVCYYSFLMSLAKQETINQAIGALPSKAELLIDPEMDQELDKM
- the cstpp1 gene encoding centriolar satellite-associated tubulin polyglutamylase complex regulator 1 isoform X4, whose protein sequence is MLEYRSLLQLLCPDFPVEMVQNAARIVLMEDAIDCLMSFSDFLYAFQLQFYYQEFLDSVLVIYQDLLAGKSPNTVIVPTSIEQLPFAAAEDNEKEGQQQDGVDSSTLAECIDALCDRFKHSHPSRSCMKEVLEQTEKVCYYSFLMSLAKQETINQAIGALPSKAELLIDPEMDQELDKIIAQISVSPGSNSSGSAVGGLKEVQRKASPRRNIHHRRKVESDGSTEETDSSEN
- the cstpp1 gene encoding centriolar satellite-associated tubulin polyglutamylase complex regulator 1 isoform X2, which translates into the protein MNRFNSSVPADEYLADSNVLVYLSDAVTQLLEHKEEYTQFGVIRYFAEYSVKNSNHVLFREYNYIRATAHNRASFIRVFWRCYRQIGKSGDLLSMLEYRSLLQLLCPDFPVEMVQNAARIVLMEDAIDCLMSFSDFLYAFQLQFYYQEFLDSVLVIYQDLLAGKSPNTVIVPTSIEQLPFAAAEDNEKEGQQQDGVDSSTLAECIDALCDRFKHSHPSRSCMKEVLEQTEKVCYYSFLMSLAKQETINQAIGALPSKAELLIDPEMDQELDKIIAQISVSPGSNSSGSAVGGLKEVQRKASPRRNIHHRRKVESDGSTEETDSSEN
- the cstpp1 gene encoding centriolar satellite-associated tubulin polyglutamylase complex regulator 1 isoform X1, whose product is MNRFNSSVPADEYLADSNVLVYLSDAVTQLLEHKEEYTQFGVIRYFAEYFSSVKNSNHVLFREYNYIRATAHNRASFIRVFWRCYRQIGKSGDLLSMLEYRSLLQLLCPDFPVEMVQNAARIVLMEDAIDCLMSFSDFLYAFQLQFYYQEFLDSVLVIYQDLLAGKSPNTVIVPTSIEQLPFAAAEDNEKEGQQQDGVDSSTLAECIDALCDRFKHSHPSRSCMKEVLEQTEKVCYYSFLMSLAKQETINQAIGALPSKAELLIDPEMDQELDKIIAQISVSPGSNSSGSAVGGLKEVQRKASPRRNIHHRRKVESDGSTEETDSSEN